Within Bacteroidota bacterium, the genomic segment AATATCTCATTTTAGAGTAGGTATATCTTGTCTACAAATAGGAATTCTTATTTCTTACATGACGTAACATGATTAACTTATCTTCCGTAATCTTATAAACAAAAAAATGGAACTTCCATAATAAAAGAATTCCGCTTTAAAATAATCTTACCAAGACTTCTCAATTTCGTTTCGCTTATCAGGATAAACTTCTCTTTCTTATTGTTAAGCCATAAAAAAACGAAACCCAAAATTAAATTGGATTTCGCTTTTGAGTAGCCCCGACAAGAATCGAACTTGTATCTAAAGTTTAGGAAACTTCCATTCTATCCGTTGAACTACGGGGCCTTTTTTAATGATTAATGTTGATTGAATAATGATAATTTTCAACTTGGCAAAAATAAAATATTTCTACTTAATAATTTCTTTTATTTTATTAATCAATATTCATTAAAAAATAATCATTTACCCCGAACGTTCCGTTCGGAACGGGCGGGTATCCCTTGAACCCCGCCTGAATGAATTCATTCGGGCAGGTATGAGGCCGTTTTTAATGATTAATGTTTATTGAAAATTTTGTATCTATTTTATTATCTGCGGCAAAATTAAGCGATTTTAGTAAAATTTTCACATATCTTCTATTAAACATATATCAATAAAAAATAAGCAATAAAAATAATCGCTTACTTAATCTCGCTTCCGTTATTAAAGTCTTCCGAAGGCTTTACAAAACAAAGCTTTCCTTCCGCATTTTCAGCCATTAAAATCATCCCTTGCGATACTATTCCTTTTAACATACGAGGGGCTAAATTTACCAGTACACTTACTTTTTGTCCGATAATCTCTTCTGCATTATAATATTCTGCAATGCCCGAAACAATGGTTCGTTTGTCAATGCCCGTATCTACAAGCAGTTTAAGCAATTTTTTTGTTTTAGTGATCTTCTCTGCTTCAACAATGGTAGCTGTTCTGATATCCATTTTAACAAAATCATCAAAAGTGATATCTTCTTTTTGTGGTGCTATTTTCACGTTATTTTTATTATTCTCAACTTTGGTATCCAAAAGTTTTTGGACCTGTGCTTCTATTTGTTCGTCTTCAATTTTTTCAAATAAAAACTCCGGTTCATTTAATTGATGTCCGGCTAACAGTAATTTGCTGTCACCTGCTGCTTCCCAATTCGAAACAGATAAATTGAGCATCTTAAGCAATTTTTTACTTGTAAAAGGAAGAAATGGCTCTGCCAATAAGGCTAGGTTGGCACAAATCTGAAGTGAGATATTAAGGATGGTTTTAACACGCTCCGTATCCGTTTTAAATACTTTCCATGGTTCGGTTTCGGTTAAGTATTTATTGCCCAATCTGGCTAAATTCATGAATTCATTCAATGCTTCCCGAAAACGGTAATTTTCAAGGCTGTTTGCAATTCTTTCAGGAAATTCCTTTAATTCATTAATAGCAGCATGATCCAATTCGGTCAATTCACCAAGTTCCGGAACAATCCCATCGAAATATTTCTTTGTTAACACCAAAGTACGGTTGGCAAAATTTCCGAAAATGGCCAACAATTCACTGTTATTTCTTGCCTGAAAATCCTTCCAAGTAAAATCATTATCTTTTGTTTCAGGAGCATTAGCACATAAAACGTACCTCAAAACATCTTGTTTCCCCGGAAAATCTTCCAAATATTCGTGCAACCAAACCGCCCAATTTCGTGAAGTCGAAATTTTATCACCCTCTAAATTCAAAAATTCGTTGGCAGGCACATTTTCGGGTAAAATATAAGTCCCCTCGTGTTTAAGAATTGCAGGAAAAATGATACAATGAAAAACAATATTATCCTTCCCAATGAAATGAAGCAATTTGGTATCCTTGTCCTTCCAGTAAGGTTTCCAATCAATGCCTTTTTCAGTTGCCCATTCTTTGGTTGCAGAAATATATCCGATAGGTGCATCAAACCACACATAAAGTACTTTTCCCTCAGCACCTTCAATCGGGACTTTTATGCCCCAATCCAAATCACGGGTTACAGCTCTGGCTTGCAATCCTTGATCAATCCATGATTTACATTGTCCATAAACATTCGATTTCCAATCATGTTTATGACCTTCAATAATCCATTTTCTTAACCAGCCCTCATATCTATCTAAAGGCAAATACCAATGCTTTGTTTCTTTAAGCTGAGGGGTGTTCCCTGTTAATGCAGATTTTGGATTAATCAAATCCGTGGCATTTAAGGTAGTGCCACAATTTTCGCACTGATCACCATAAGCTTTTTCATTGCCACAATGAGGGCAGGTTCCGATAATATATCGATCGGCTAAAAACTGATTTTTATCGTGATCGTAAAACTGTTCAGTTGTTTGCTCAATAAATTCGCCTTTGTCATAAAGCGTTTTAAAAATTTCGGATGCAGTTTCATGGTGCACCTTGTTTGAGGTCCGGGAATAAATGTCGAATGAAATTCCAAAATCTTCAAATGACTTTTTAATAATCCCATGATATTTATCGACAATTTGCTGAGGCGTAACTTTTTGTTGCTGGGCCTTAATTGTAATCGGAACCCCGTGTTCATCCGATCCACCAATAAAGACAACATCTTTACCTTTCATGCGTAAATACCTCGTATAGATATCGGCAGGGATATAAACACCGGCCAAATGGCCGATATGAATAGGACCATTCGCATAAGGTAAGGCAGAGGTAATGGTATAGCGTTTGAATTTTGACTGATTTTGTTCCATTTTCAATTTTTTCCAGTAACTTTCGGCAAAGTTAAGGATTTGTTTAATACTTACAATCCTGTGAATAATGAATAAAAACAGCTTATTCAAATCTTAAAATAAACGACACTTGATGATCACACCTGATTATTTATCCAAGGGAGATAAAATAGGCATAGTTGCCACTGCCAGAAAAATAGAATTAAATGAGTTAACATTAGCTTCTCAAACTTTTAGTGAATGGGGGCTTGAAGTTATTTACGGGAACAATCTTTTTAAAGAATGTAATCAGTTTGCCGGTAACGATGAGGAACGCATTGTGGATTTTCAAACGATGTTAAATGATGTCTCTATAAAAGCTATTATTTTTGCCAGAGGAGGCTATGGGACGGTTAGAATCTTAGATCAGGTTGACTGGAGTGGCTTCGTTAAAAAACCAAAATGGCTGATCGGGTTTAGCGATCTTACTTGTATTCATTCACATGTATATTCAAATTTCAGGATCGAGACATTACATGGAATCATGCCGCTTAATTTCGAAATGGCCTCCGAAGAATCAAAAAAAACATTGTATAAAGGCCTTTTTGGTGAACCGCTCAAGTATGAGATAAAAACCCATCCATTTAACAAAAATGGTAATGCAAAAGGAATTTTAATTGGTGGGAATCTATCACTCATCCATACCTTGAAAGGAAGTAAATCGGACATTAATACCGAAGGAGCGATACTTTTTTTAGAAGATCTGGACGAATATCTTTATCATATCGACCGAATGATGGTCAGTTTAAAAAGATCCGGTCATTTAAGCAAATTAGCAGGATTAATTGTTGGGGGCATGACTATAATGAATGATAATTCAATCTCTTTTGGTGAAACCGCTTATGAAATTATTCGCCGAAATGTTTCGGATTATGATTATCCGGTATGTTATAGCTTTCCGTCAGGTCATTTTCCTGATAACCGAGCTCTTATTTTAGGAAGAAAAATTAAGTTGATAGTCGGGGATAAAGTCAAAATTGATTTTAACTAAATATATTTAATGATGGCAGAACATAACGACCTTGGGGAAAAAGGCGAAGAGCTGGCCCGAAATTATCTCATCAAGAATAATTATAAAATCAGGGAGAAAAATTGGCGATTTGGGAAAAATGAAATCGACATAATCGCTGAAAATAATGATACGCTTGTGATTGCGGAAGTAAAAACCCGAAGTAGTCGTTTTTATGGTGAACCTGAGGTTTTTGTTACCAAAACCAAACAGCGATTTTTAATTAAGGCAGCCCACGCTTATATTATCCAAAACAACATTAATCTGGATTGTCGATTTGATATCCTCGCTGTAGTAATTACTCCCAATAAGGCAGAAATCCATCATATTCAAAAGGCATTTTACCCTATGCGTTAAGACTTTGAATTGCTGTTTGCAATTAGCTTTTAGCTATTGGTAAGGCTAACAGCTAATAACTAACAACTTGATGCTTACACAAAACATACCTATTAAGCTTATATAATGCAATCATCAACCAATAGTTGAATATCAGTCCTTAGATTAGTTGTAACTTTGCAAGCAAAATATTTATCATGGCTAAACAGGAAGCAAAAGGTTCACAGAAACATGGAGACTTTTCAAAGTTTATGAAACCTGGCAAAAAGCAAATAAAAGATCGAATCAAGGCCGACAAAAAGAGATCTGAAAAACCAACTAAAGCTGCAAGACTGCCAAAATCTGAAATTAAACCTATTGGCACCCTAAAAAGCACAAAACCTGAACCCATTAGGTTGAATAAATATATTGCCAACTCAGGAATTTGTTCACGTCGTGATGCTGACCAGTTAATTTTAAAAGGAGAAATTAAAATCAATGGAATTGTGGTCGCCGAACTTGGAACAAAGGTTAATCCTTACGATAAGGTCGAATATCAGGATAAGGCCCTCAGACCGGAAAAGCTTGTTTATCTGTTACTCAATAAGCCAAAGGGCTATATCACAACTACCGACGATCCTTTAGAGAGAAAAACAGTAATGAAGTTGGTTGAAAAAGCTTGTCAGGAAAGAATATTTCCGGTTGGACGTTTAGATTTGAACACAACCGGATTATTATTGTTTACGAATGATGGAGAACTGGCAAAAAAGCTGACCCATCCCAGACATGAAATTAAAAAGATATATCACGCAGTTTTGAGCAAACCCCTAACGCAGGAAGATTTCATCAAAATTGCTGAAGGCATTGAACTTGAAGACGGTCTCATAAAGGTCGACAAGATCGCTTTTGTGGAGACCGGGCAGGATAAAAAGCAAATTGGGATAGAACTTCATTCGGGCAAAAATCGAATCGTACGAAGGATCTTTGAAAGCTTGGGATACGATGTAATCCGGCTTGACAGGGTATCGTTTGCCGGATTGACCAAAAAAGATGTTCCCCGTGGAAAGTGGCGCTTACTTAAGGAACTTGAAATTAATCGTCTGAAAATGATTTCCTAATTTAAAAAAAGACAAAAAAATTAAGATTACGCTTGAGATTTAAAAATCTTATATTATCTTTGCCGCACTTTTTAAAAGTACCTCTTTCGTTCTTTGTCTAGGGTCCTGAGCGATCAGGGTTCATCAGAGGTTAAAAAGTAAAACATTCCTCCTTAGCTCAGCTGGTTAGAGCATCTGACTGTTAATCAGAGGGTCTCAGGTTCAAGTCCTGAAGGGGGAGCAACAACAATAAGGGTTTCAAGACATCAAGTCTTGAAACCTTTTTTTATGCGCAAGGTTTGAGCAAGGTTTTGGGAAGTCCCTCCCAAAAAACAAGAGTTCGAATATGTCCTTCTGTCTCATTTCAAAATCTATCTTGTGCATTGTTGATAAGTTTCTGATTGGTTTTTATCTTGCAAATTGAGATATAAAATACAAAAGATTATTTTAGTGGTCTGATAATTTAAAATCAATGAACAGAATTAAAGAAGTACTTGAAGAAAAAGGAATAAAGCAGACTTGGTTGGCTGACAAACTGGGGAAGAGTTACAATATGGTAAACTCATATGTGCAAAATAGACAACAACCAAGATTAGAAGTTTTATATCAGATTGCTGAAATACTTGAAGTTGAAGTAAAGGACTTATTAATAGAGAAGAAGGATGTTAAATAATATCATATATGAAAAGAAAAACCAGTGGTTACAGTCTGCCGACTGTACCATTGTTGATTTGGTAAAATATATTCGAGACAAAGGACAATTGCGAGATACTCAAATTGAAGCAATTGAGACCTATTTGTTTTTGAAAATTAAAGGACAAAATAAACCACTTTGGCAACTATTTATAGAGGGCTTTTTTACCAATGGCACCGACTTATCAAAACTGAATATTAATCAAGCTGCAAGGGATTTTTTAACTGAAAACAAATACGCCTTTGCCCTTTACGATTTTGCCAGAACTAAAAATGAAAAAGGAACATTGCTTCCTGAATTAGAAAAACTCATTATTGAAAAACCAACTGAATTAGATTATGAAACAATCATTAAAAGCATCTTCTACAATGTAAGCTATGCCGACTATTTAATGAGTTTACCAATGGGAGCAGGTAAGACGTTTCTAATGGCTGCTTTCATATATTTGGATTTGTATTTTGCCGACAACGAGCCTGAAAACAAATGCTTTGCCCATAATTTTTTAGTGTTAATTCCTTCTGGTTTAAAAAATTCAATTGTTCCCAGTTTAAAAACCATTGAAAATTTTGACCCTTCTTGGGTTTTGCCTGAGCCTTCGGCAAGCAAGCTGAAAAAGTTATTGAAATTTGATGTGCTGGACGAACAGAAATCAGCGAAAAAAAGTAACAAAGCAAGAAATCCAAATGCTCAAAAAGTAAATGCTTGTTTGCCGAATCCATTTGGGCAAGTTTTTGTTGTAAATGCCGAAAAAGTAATATTAGAAAGCTTTCGGTTTGATGCTCAAACAGAAATAGTTTATGATACTGACGAGGAAAAGGACACTGCAAATGATTTAAAAAGATTATTCGGGCAAATTCCGAACCTTACAATTTTAATTGATGAAGTACACCACGCTGCAACCGATGATATTAAATTACGGCAAGCTGTAAATTATTGGCAAAGCAAAGGGAATATCACAACCGTTTTAGGTTTTTCAGGAACGCCTTATTTACAAGGTGCAGAGACCATTAAAGCGGGAGATTACGCTTTCAAATTCTCGCAAATTACCAATACCGTTTATTATTATCCATTGGTAACGGCTATCAAAAAATTTCTTAAAAATCCAACGGTTAAAATCGGGCAAAACCTTGACCGTTTTCAGATTATCAAAAAGGGAATTGATGACTTTGATAAACTTTATAAAACCAAAGTTTACGACAATGGAACAATTGCAAAAATTGCAATCTATTGTAGTAACATTGAAGTATTGGAAGAAGAAGTTTATCCTTATTTAACTTCTGAACTAAAAATAAATCCTGTTGAAATTCTGAAATTTCACGGTGGAAATAAGAAATATACTTTACCCAAAGAAAATGAATTAGAGTTTCGTTCATTGGATTTGGCTATTTCAAAAAAGCGTTACATTCTTTTGGTGCAAGTAGGTAAGGAAGGTTGGGATTGCCCAAGTTTGACGGGTGTAATCCTTTCTCAAAAAGGTGACAGCCCACAAAATATGGTTTTACAAACTTCTTGCAGATGCTTACGCCAAGTTGACAAAGGTAAAGTAGAAACCGCATTGATTTGGCTGAATAAAGACAATGCCGACACATTGAACAAGCAGCTAAAACAAGAGCAAAACAGCAGCATTGAAGAGCTTAATAATACCAGACGAAATGGGCATGTAGAAATGGTAGAACGCCACAGTCGTTTAGATTTTTTGCAATTGCCAAAAGTGGAATTTTACCAAATGAAAGTAACTTACCAAAGTATTGATGAAGAAGAAACAGCCAATACCAAAGCAAAGCTGAAAGCCATTATTAAAAAGATGGAAGATTATAAGGCTTCGGCATTGATTACTACAAGTGAAATATCAAATTTAGATACTGGTAGCATTGACATTATTAAAGAAACAGGAATTGCCTTTGCCAATTATAATCAATGGCTTTTTGAAATTTCACGGGAAAGTTTCGGTGCAATTTCGGAAAAACAATTACATCAGTACAATAGTGAATTGATAGAAATATTTGAAACTGTATCTTTTGAAAAAGACGGAACCCGCTTTTTCAACGAACTTTACGATTTGCACCAAATTAAATCAAAAATTCGTGTTGCTTTCAGTATTAAAAGAGATTTGCAAACCGATACCGAAGTAATTCCAAAACATGCTGAATTATTGATTGCCGAACGTTTAACTGATGTAGAGAAAAACCCTAAACTATTTCCTAATGATGCAGACACAGCAAAAATTTTGGAATTAGACAGCAAAAACGAAAGCCTTGAAGTTGATATGTCCGAAGTAGAAAAGGCTTATCAATTAATGAAAGCAACAATG encodes:
- a CDS encoding LD-carboxypeptidase; protein product: MITPDYLSKGDKIGIVATARKIELNELTLASQTFSEWGLEVIYGNNLFKECNQFAGNDEERIVDFQTMLNDVSIKAIIFARGGYGTVRILDQVDWSGFVKKPKWLIGFSDLTCIHSHVYSNFRIETLHGIMPLNFEMASEESKKTLYKGLFGEPLKYEIKTHPFNKNGNAKGILIGGNLSLIHTLKGSKSDINTEGAILFLEDLDEYLYHIDRMMVSLKRSGHLSKLAGLIVGGMTIMNDNSISFGETAYEIIRRNVSDYDYPVCYSFPSGHFPDNRALILGRKIKLIVGDKVKIDFN
- a CDS encoding YraN family protein, with product MAEHNDLGEKGEELARNYLIKNNYKIREKNWRFGKNEIDIIAENNDTLVIAEVKTRSSRFYGEPEVFVTKTKQRFLIKAAHAYIIQNNINLDCRFDILAVVITPNKAEIHHIQKAFYPMR
- a CDS encoding rRNA pseudouridine synthase, producing MAKQEAKGSQKHGDFSKFMKPGKKQIKDRIKADKKRSEKPTKAARLPKSEIKPIGTLKSTKPEPIRLNKYIANSGICSRRDADQLILKGEIKINGIVVAELGTKVNPYDKVEYQDKALRPEKLVYLLLNKPKGYITTTDDPLERKTVMKLVEKACQERIFPVGRLDLNTTGLLLFTNDGELAKKLTHPRHEIKKIYHAVLSKPLTQEDFIKIAEGIELEDGLIKVDKIAFVETGQDKKQIGIELHSGKNRIVRRIFESLGYDVIRLDRVSFAGLTKKDVPRGKWRLLKELEINRLKMIS
- a CDS encoding DEAD/DEAH box helicase family protein, whose translation is MLNNIIYEKKNQWLQSADCTIVDLVKYIRDKGQLRDTQIEAIETYLFLKIKGQNKPLWQLFIEGFFTNGTDLSKLNINQAARDFLTENKYAFALYDFARTKNEKGTLLPELEKLIIEKPTELDYETIIKSIFYNVSYADYLMSLPMGAGKTFLMAAFIYLDLYFADNEPENKCFAHNFLVLIPSGLKNSIVPSLKTIENFDPSWVLPEPSASKLKKLLKFDVLDEQKSAKKSNKARNPNAQKVNACLPNPFGQVFVVNAEKVILESFRFDAQTEIVYDTDEEKDTANDLKRLFGQIPNLTILIDEVHHAATDDIKLRQAVNYWQSKGNITTVLGFSGTPYLQGAETIKAGDYAFKFSQITNTVYYYPLVTAIKKFLKNPTVKIGQNLDRFQIIKKGIDDFDKLYKTKVYDNGTIAKIAIYCSNIEVLEEEVYPYLTSELKINPVEILKFHGGNKKYTLPKENELEFRSLDLAISKKRYILLVQVGKEGWDCPSLTGVILSQKGDSPQNMVLQTSCRCLRQVDKGKVETALIWLNKDNADTLNKQLKQEQNSSIEELNNTRRNGHVEMVERHSRLDFLQLPKVEFYQMKVTYQSIDEEETANTKAKLKAIIKKMEDYKASALITTSEISNLDTGSIDIIKETGIAFANYNQWLFEISRESFGAISEKQLHQYNSELIEIFETVSFEKDGTRFFNELYDLHQIKSKIRVAFSIKRDLQTDTEVIPKHAELLIAERLTDVEKNPKLFPNDADTAKILELDSKNESLEVDMSEVEKAYQLMKATMEAQGMGNFVPPIESYKTQFDFSPIVKSKNNSFHYLPYNFGGNGSSGFEIETLQKALQLSDFNNKQLEIYYNGERGLTEFVINCFAKEGKYWKNIGKYTTDFLIIKRTEKDKIHKALLIETKGALYAEDKVFQKKKNYVETEFLKLNQEKFGYHRFDFLYLEDSKNIVANITKLNNKINNFFND
- the metG gene encoding methionine--tRNA ligase, whose translation is MEQNQSKFKRYTITSALPYANGPIHIGHLAGVYIPADIYTRYLRMKGKDVVFIGGSDEHGVPITIKAQQQKVTPQQIVDKYHGIIKKSFEDFGISFDIYSRTSNKVHHETASEIFKTLYDKGEFIEQTTEQFYDHDKNQFLADRYIIGTCPHCGNEKAYGDQCENCGTTLNATDLINPKSALTGNTPQLKETKHWYLPLDRYEGWLRKWIIEGHKHDWKSNVYGQCKSWIDQGLQARAVTRDLDWGIKVPIEGAEGKVLYVWFDAPIGYISATKEWATEKGIDWKPYWKDKDTKLLHFIGKDNIVFHCIIFPAILKHEGTYILPENVPANEFLNLEGDKISTSRNWAVWLHEYLEDFPGKQDVLRYVLCANAPETKDNDFTWKDFQARNNSELLAIFGNFANRTLVLTKKYFDGIVPELGELTELDHAAINELKEFPERIANSLENYRFREALNEFMNLARLGNKYLTETEPWKVFKTDTERVKTILNISLQICANLALLAEPFLPFTSKKLLKMLNLSVSNWEAAGDSKLLLAGHQLNEPEFLFEKIEDEQIEAQVQKLLDTKVENNKNNVKIAPQKEDITFDDFVKMDIRTATIVEAEKITKTKKLLKLLVDTGIDKRTIVSGIAEYYNAEEIIGQKVSVLVNLAPRMLKGIVSQGMILMAENAEGKLCFVKPSEDFNNGSEIK
- a CDS encoding helix-turn-helix domain-containing protein produces the protein MNRIKEVLEEKGIKQTWLADKLGKSYNMVNSYVQNRQQPRLEVLYQIAEILEVEVKDLLIEKKDVK